In uncultured Campylobacter sp., a genomic segment contains:
- a CDS encoding YolD-like family protein, producing the protein MNKDRAKIFSSFNPLSTLEKALKAQEREKSEKLDLDESKIEENLNKISKLKPADKVKITYHDGQGYANIEGLVSSVNLMDKSLTVVKTRVKFDDVYAVEVVL; encoded by the coding sequence GTGAATAAGGACAGAGCCAAAATCTTTAGCTCGTTTAATCCTCTCTCTACCCTAGAAAAAGCCCTAAAGGCGCAGGAGCGAGAAAAGAGCGAAAAGCTAGATCTAGACGAATCAAAGATAGAAGAAAATCTAAATAAAATAAGCAAACTAAAGCCCGCCGACAAGGTAAAAATCACATACCATGACGGGCAGGGCTACGCGAATATAGAGGGGCTAGTCTCAAGCGTAAATTTGATGGATAAAAGCCTAACGGTAGTGAAGACGAGGGTTAAATTTGACGATGTTTACGCGGTTGAAGTCGTTTTATAA